In the Sedimentisphaera cyanobacteriorum genome, TTTCGGATATCCGTGGATGTCCGCAGAAAAGAGGTGTGTGTCTTATAGTTAGAACACAGACACCTAAGAAGCCGAACTCTGCGCTTCGCAAGATCACAAGGGTTCGTCTTACAAACGGCAAAGAGGTAACAGCGTATATCCCCGGCATAGATCACAACCTCCAGGAACACAGTACTGTTCTTGTAAGGGGCGGTCGTGTACGAGACCTTCCGGGTGTTCGTTACCACGTTGTCAGAGGCGCTCTT is a window encoding:
- the rpsL gene encoding 30S ribosomal protein S12, giving the protein MPTINQLIRKGRKKPSRKRISDIRGCPQKRGVCLIVRTQTPKKPNSALRKITRVRLTNGKEVTAYIPGIDHNLQEHSTVLVRGGRVRDLPGVRYHVVRGALDTAGVDGRKQGRSKYGAKNK